The Glycine soja cultivar W05 chromosome 8, ASM419377v2, whole genome shotgun sequence genome has a window encoding:
- the LOC114424755 gene encoding spermidine coumaroyl-CoA acyltransferase-like: protein MAYENATLTVANREVIFIKPSKPTPRTILSLSSIDNDPENNIFMQTLYVYQSPNYNSPNTTKLDPAKVIKEALSKALTYYYPLAGKLVKHADGKLRINCNTEGVPFIEAICNCNLSSLRYLDGNDVEIAKHFGIDFPSQDEFGNQYPLVFKVIKFLCGGFIFVVGCSHAVCDGTGLSQFLRAVAELASGKAEPSVKPVWERERLVGTFTSQPLRNPMDKVFVAVSPFLPTTDYSHECCKVDAAYIWRSRARALKLSYYGEAMLTIIVGARPHLQDPLPLGYYGNTTVEACVTLTVKELNERPLLEVVKLIRKTLKEVAFSSDYMRHSINSMEMKPMKFNYESGAILTLTDARHLGMLEKVDFGWKQPVNTMPVPCDMFGISGVWSIMAPSNLDPSMRASGGAKVYVCLPSATMPKFKEDMKALTRIQKRSSL from the exons ATGGCATATGAGAATGCAACCCTCACTGTTGCTAACAGAGAGGTCATATTCATCAAACCTTCAAAACCCACTCCTAGAACCATTCTTTCACTGTCTAGCATTGACAATGATCCCGAGAACAATATCTTCATGCAAACCCTTTATGTATACCAATCTCCAAATTACAATTCCCCTAACACTACCAAACTTGACCCTGCAAAAGTGATCAAAGAGGCCCTCTCAAAGGCTCTCACTTACTATTATCCTTTAGCAGGAAAATTAGTAAAACATGCTGATGGAAAACTCAGAATCAACTGCAACACCGAAGGAGTTCCATTCATAGAGGCTATTTGTAACTGCAACCTCTCTTCTCTTCGTTACCTAGATGGCAACGACGTCGAAATCGCGAAACACTTTGGGATCGATTTTCCTTCTCAAGATGAATTTGGAAACCAATATCCTTTGGTTTTCAAGGTGATTAAGTTTCTCTGTGGGGGTTTCATCTTTGTAGTGGGGTGTTCACACGCTGTTTGTGACGGAACTGGGTTATCTCAGTTCTTACGAGCCGTAGCAGAACTTGCAAGCGGAAAAGCTGAACCCTCTGTGAAACCTGTGTGGGAAAGAGAGAGACTAGTGGGAACATTCACTAGTCAACCCTTGCGAAATCCCATGGACAAGGTCTTTGTTGCAGTTTCACCGTTTCTGCCAACCACAGATTATTCGCATGAATGCTGTAAGGTGGACG CTGCGTACATCTGGAGGTCAAGAGCCAGAGCCTTGAAACTGAGCTACTATGGTGAAGCTATGCTGACTATCATAGTGGGGGCGAGACCACACTTGCAGGATCCTTTGCCCCTTGGATATTACGGAAACACCACCGTGGAAGCATGCGTTACGTTAACAGTGAAGGAGCTGAACGAAAGACCACTCTTGGAGGTTGTGAAACTCATCAGAAAGACCCTAAAGGAGGTTGCTTTCAGCAGTGATTATATGAGACACTCGATCAACAGTATGGAAATGAAACCAATGAAGTTTAATTACGAAAGTGGTGCAATATTGACTCTGACAGATGCGAGACATTTGGGTATGTTGGAGAAGGTTGATTTCGGGTGGAAGCAGCCAGTGAATACAATGCCAGTCCCATGCGACATGTTTGGAATTTCAGGTGTTTGGTCGATCATGGCTCCTAGTAATTTGGATCCTTCAATGAGAGCTAGTGGAGGAGCTAAGGTTTATGTTTGCCTACCTAGTGCTACCATGCCCAAGTTCAAGGAAGACATGAAAGCTCTTACACGTATCCAAAAGAGAAGTTCTCTATGa